One genomic segment of uncultured Methanobrevibacter sp. includes these proteins:
- a CDS encoding nucleoside deaminase has protein sequence MNSDAYFMDEAILEAEKSLAEGGIPIGAVLVKDGEIISRGHNRLIQNDSVVLHAEMDAIENAGRLDYEDYRKCCLYTTLSPCPMCSGAVILYNIPRVVIGENTTLMGAENLLLCNDVEVVVLNDIKCRDLFLKFTSDNSKIWDEELKKVGNTTEVK, from the coding sequence ATGAATTCTGACGCTTATTTTATGGATGAAGCTATTTTGGAAGCTGAAAAGTCTTTGGCTGAAGGTGGAATTCCAATAGGGGCAGTTCTGGTTAAAGACGGAGAAATAATTTCCCGTGGACATAACCGTTTGATACAGAATGATTCCGTTGTGCTGCATGCGGAAATGGATGCGATTGAAAATGCGGGGCGTCTTGACTATGAGGACTACAGGAAATGTTGTCTCTATACTACACTGTCGCCCTGTCCGATGTGTTCCGGGGCAGTAATATTGTACAATATACCTAGAGTTGTCATAGGGGAGAACACAACCCTGATGGGTGCGGAGAATCTGTTGCTCTGCAATGATGTTGAAGTGGTTGTCCTGAATGACATCAAATGCAGGGATTTGTTTTTGAAATTCACATCCGACAATTCGAAGATATGGGATGAGGAACTTAAAAAAGTGGGAAACACTACAGAGGTGAAATGA
- the polC gene encoding DNA polymerase II large subunit, which translates to MDYFERLEKETNHLYEIANMARSRGLDVETETEVPLAKDLAERVEGLVGPEGVAKRIKELEKDMDRESVAFEIAAEIADGTFPLSGEKADYDEEQRCDQGLRTALAILTEGVVAAPLEGISDVKIKQNFDGTKYIGVYFAGPIRSAGGTAAALAVLLGDKIRQAINIDAFKPIEDEIERYVEEVELYESEVTNLQYSPTPEEVRFAANHIPVEVSGEQTDQVEVSHRDLERVETNNIRGGALLAMVEGVIQKSKKIKKIANKLGLDWDWLEEYSKPKTSESSDEGESDIVSEPKYIQDIIGGRPILGYPSEKGAFRLRYGRSRNTGLATMGVHPATMALLEFLAVGTQLKIEYPGKGNCVVPVDSIEGPTVKLKNGDVLVLNSVKKAREVKKDVVEILFLGDMLVAFGEFLRNNQPLYPSGWVEEWWIQLLMRSEKFNDDLDLGRLEYDYIPAKEAFELSREYDIPLHPKYTYCYHDVTINDLNELIELIEASKDTYTEDKGIKLDLSYPKRVLEVIGVPHTVRDGKIIIDKDHSYALLNTLTGKLPKMNTTMEAVNAVSPIEIKSKAPAYIGTRVGRPEKSKERLMRPAPHGLIPIGNYGGARRLVATAAKKGSIKVDISRRKCTNPECGISSFGSLCPKCGHPTEMTKPSEKSIPLASMLKKASDNVKVRRVDEVKGVVGMISESKLPEPMEKGILRAKHEVFTFKDGTIRHDSTDLPLTHFIPREIGVTVEKLHEMGYEKDCYGNPIENIDQIIELRVQDIVISDNCGEYLKRTAQFIDDELVRYYDMDPYYNVKEKEDLIGHLVGGLAPHTSAAVLGRIVGFTKALGCYAHPYFHSAKRRNCDSDEDAVMLLLDALINFSKTYLPNTRGGSMDAPLVLSSRIDPEEIDDESHNLDIFERFPVEFYEETYTPHKPADVLEYIDNVEMHLGTPQQYEGLMFSHHTSNIHAGPTVCLYKRLPSMREKVEAQIALAESIRAVDQRGVVEKVLSSHFLPDIMGNSRAFSKQKVRCTKCGSKYRRMPLTGKCKCGGNLILSVSKGSVTKYLEISRDLVNRYPVSHYLEQRLEIQEFGINSLFESDKSKQSSLDVFF; encoded by the coding sequence ATGGATTATTTTGAAAGATTAGAAAAAGAAACCAATCACCTATACGAAATAGCTAATATGGCAAGGTCCAGAGGTCTTGATGTTGAAACAGAGACCGAAGTACCTCTTGCAAAGGATTTAGCTGAAAGAGTTGAAGGGCTTGTCGGTCCTGAAGGTGTAGCAAAAAGGATTAAGGAATTGGAAAAGGATATGGACAGGGAGTCTGTCGCATTTGAAATTGCAGCTGAAATCGCAGACGGCACATTTCCACTAAGCGGTGAAAAGGCCGATTACGATGAGGAGCAGAGATGTGACCAGGGTTTGCGTACTGCACTGGCGATTTTGACAGAAGGGGTTGTAGCAGCACCTTTGGAAGGTATTTCCGATGTTAAAATCAAGCAGAACTTTGACGGCACAAAATATATCGGAGTATATTTTGCAGGACCTATCAGAAGTGCCGGTGGTACAGCTGCAGCACTTGCCGTGCTTTTGGGAGACAAAATCAGACAGGCAATTAACATTGATGCATTCAAGCCGATTGAGGACGAAATCGAAAGGTATGTAGAGGAAGTTGAGCTATACGAATCCGAAGTTACAAATTTACAATACTCACCAACACCAGAGGAAGTGAGATTTGCTGCCAATCACATACCTGTTGAGGTTTCAGGGGAACAGACCGATCAGGTTGAAGTGTCACACAGGGATTTGGAACGTGTCGAAACCAACAACATTCGTGGAGGAGCGCTTCTGGCTATGGTCGAGGGCGTTATCCAGAAATCCAAAAAGATTAAAAAGATTGCAAACAAACTGGGTCTCGACTGGGATTGGCTTGAGGAATACTCAAAACCTAAAACATCAGAATCAAGCGATGAAGGAGAGTCAGACATTGTCAGCGAACCTAAATACATCCAGGATATCATTGGAGGAAGGCCTATTTTGGGATATCCTTCCGAAAAGGGCGCTTTCAGGCTAAGATACGGAAGGTCAAGAAACACAGGTCTTGCTACAATGGGAGTTCACCCGGCCACCATGGCACTGCTCGAGTTTCTGGCTGTCGGAACACAGCTGAAAATCGAATATCCAGGAAAGGGTAACTGTGTTGTTCCGGTGGATTCCATTGAAGGCCCTACCGTAAAGCTTAAAAATGGAGATGTTTTGGTTCTCAATTCAGTCAAAAAGGCACGTGAAGTCAAAAAGGATGTTGTTGAAATCCTCTTTTTAGGAGACATGCTGGTTGCATTCGGCGAGTTTTTAAGAAACAACCAGCCGTTATACCCTTCAGGATGGGTTGAAGAATGGTGGATTCAGTTGCTTATGAGAAGCGAGAAGTTCAACGACGATCTGGATTTGGGCCGTCTTGAATACGATTACATTCCCGCAAAGGAAGCATTTGAACTTTCAAGAGAATATGACATTCCTCTTCATCCGAAATACACCTACTGTTATCATGACGTGACAATCAATGATTTGAACGAACTGATTGAACTGATTGAAGCTTCAAAAGACACCTACACAGAAGATAAAGGAATCAAACTTGACCTGTCATATCCGAAACGTGTTCTTGAAGTCATCGGCGTTCCGCATACTGTTCGTGACGGCAAGATAATCATTGACAAGGATCATTCCTATGCACTGCTAAACACACTGACAGGCAAATTGCCTAAGATGAACACGACAATGGAGGCCGTCAATGCAGTATCACCTATTGAAATCAAAAGCAAGGCTCCAGCATATATCGGTACCCGTGTAGGTAGGCCTGAAAAATCCAAGGAAAGACTTATGAGACCTGCTCCTCACGGTCTGATTCCTATCGGAAACTACGGAGGAGCCAGAAGACTGGTTGCAACCGCAGCCAAAAAGGGCAGCATCAAGGTCGACATTTCAAGACGTAAATGTACCAATCCGGAATGTGGCATAAGCTCATTCGGTTCACTGTGCCCTAAATGTGGCCATCCGACAGAAATGACAAAACCTTCAGAGAAAAGCATCCCTCTTGCAAGTATGCTCAAAAAGGCATCAGATAACGTCAAGGTGAGAAGAGTTGATGAGGTAAAAGGTGTTGTCGGTATGATTTCAGAGTCCAAACTCCCTGAACCTATGGAAAAGGGAATTTTAAGGGCAAAACATGAAGTGTTCACATTCAAGGACGGTACAATCCGTCACGATTCCACAGATTTGCCGCTGACACATTTCATTCCACGTGAGATTGGAGTTACAGTTGAAAAGCTCCACGAAATGGGTTATGAGAAGGACTGTTACGGCAATCCTATTGAAAACATTGACCAGATTATCGAGCTTAGGGTTCAGGATATCGTCATTTCAGACAATTGCGGAGAGTATCTTAAAAGAACAGCACAGTTCATCGATGATGAGCTTGTAAGATACTATGACATGGATCCGTACTACAATGTCAAGGAAAAAGAAGACCTGATAGGACATCTTGTAGGAGGTCTTGCACCCCACACATCCGCAGCGGTACTTGGCCGTATAGTCGGTTTCACCAAGGCTTTGGGATGTTATGCTCATCCGTATTTCCACTCAGCAAAACGTAGAAACTGTGACAGTGACGAAGATGCGGTGATGTTGCTTTTGGATGCTTTAATTAACTTCTCAAAGACATACCTGCCGAATACACGTGGTGGTAGTATGGATGCACCACTGGTTTTATCCTCAAGGATTGACCCTGAAGAGATTGACGACGAATCACACAACCTGGACATATTTGAAAGGTTCCCTGTTGAGTTTTATGAGGAAACCTACACTCCTCACAAGCCTGCAGACGTCCTGGAATACATCGACAACGTTGAGATGCATTTGGGAACACCGCAGCAATATGAGGGACTGATGTTTTCCCACCATACCTCAAATATCCATGCAGGACCGACAGTGTGTCTCTATAAGCGTTTGCCATCCATGAGGGAAAAGGTTGAGGCCCAGATTGCACTTGCTGAATCCATCCGTGCGGTTGATCAGCGTGGTGTCGTTGAAAAGGTTCTATCTTCCCACTTCCTGCCGGACATCATGGGTAACTCAAGGGCGTTTTCAAAGCAGAAGGTCAGGTGCACAAAGTGCGGTTCAAAGTACAGAAGAATGCCTCTGACCGGTAAGTGCAAGTGTGGTGGAAACCTGATTTTATCAGTTTCAAAGGGTTCCGTTACCAAGTATCTTGAGATTTCAAGGGATCTTGTTAACCGTTATCCGGTATCCCACTATCTTGAACAGCGTTTGGAGATTCAGGAGTTCGGTATCAACTCTTTGTTTGAAAGTGACAAGTCCAAGCAGAGCTCTTTGGATGTATTTTTCTAA
- the lysS gene encoding lysine--tRNA ligase: MTHWIENIAEELAKRDVEEHVIASGTSISGSIHIGNSCDIFIANAIGKKLREFGKEAKTIWIADDHDPLRKVPYPLPEDYDKYLGMPYSMIPCPDGCCANFVEHFEKPLLNVMDDYGIEMEAKSGFEMYKSGVYNDYIRLSLEKVDEIKEIFNEYRREPLADDWLPYNPICDECGRVNTTYAYDYDGDIIKYRCECGHEGEMDIKSGNGKLTWRVEWAARWKIFGTTCEPFGKDHAASGGSYDVSSVISEQIFDYPAPYPVPYEWITLDGEAMSKSHGVFFAPEEWLKIGPAESLNYYLFRSKPMKAKDFSPKMQYLDFIDSFDTVEKVFYDEVEAPSEKEERKFKEIYEIVQINEGSPLPFRPPFRFLVNAYQIAGDDLEKIFEILKKNSQLTKSFKDKEFGDLTETEMAQYRERVDNVIYWLDTYAPKFVKFQVQTKKVPKLPLTDEQTQFLNGLADLMESTEFSDATELHDAMYEILEGQGLKPQKGFQAIYKMILGQKQGPRAASFLLSLDKDFVVKRLRQEA; encoded by the coding sequence ATGACACATTGGATTGAAAATATAGCAGAAGAACTTGCTAAAAGAGATGTAGAAGAACATGTTATCGCAAGCGGAACCTCAATATCCGGTTCCATTCATATTGGAAACTCATGCGATATATTTATAGCAAACGCAATCGGTAAAAAATTAAGAGAATTTGGAAAAGAAGCTAAAACCATATGGATTGCAGATGACCATGACCCACTTAGAAAAGTTCCGTATCCACTTCCTGAAGATTACGACAAATACCTTGGAATGCCATACTCAATGATTCCATGCCCAGACGGATGCTGTGCAAACTTTGTGGAACACTTTGAAAAACCATTGCTGAACGTCATGGACGACTATGGTATTGAAATGGAAGCTAAATCCGGTTTTGAAATGTACAAATCCGGAGTATATAACGATTACATCAGATTATCCTTGGAAAAAGTAGATGAAATCAAGGAAATCTTCAACGAATACAGAAGAGAACCTCTGGCAGACGACTGGTTGCCATACAACCCAATCTGTGATGAATGTGGAAGAGTAAATACCACATATGCCTACGATTATGACGGAGACATCATCAAATACAGATGTGAATGTGGCCACGAAGGTGAAATGGACATCAAATCCGGTAACGGTAAGTTGACCTGGAGAGTAGAATGGGCCGCAAGATGGAAAATATTCGGAACCACCTGTGAACCATTCGGAAAAGACCATGCCGCAAGTGGAGGATCCTATGACGTAAGTAGTGTGATTTCAGAGCAAATCTTTGACTATCCTGCACCATATCCAGTGCCTTACGAATGGATTACCCTTGATGGAGAAGCAATGAGTAAATCACACGGTGTCTTCTTTGCACCTGAAGAATGGCTGAAAATAGGACCTGCAGAAAGCCTAAACTATTACCTGTTCAGGTCAAAACCTATGAAGGCAAAGGATTTCTCACCAAAAATGCAATACCTAGACTTTATCGACAGCTTCGATACAGTTGAAAAAGTATTCTACGATGAAGTTGAAGCTCCATCAGAAAAAGAGGAAAGAAAATTCAAGGAAATCTATGAAATCGTGCAGATCAATGAAGGTAGTCCTCTACCGTTCAGACCACCTTTCAGATTCCTCGTTAACGCTTATCAGATTGCTGGTGACGATTTGGAAAAAATCTTTGAAATCCTTAAAAAGAACTCACAATTGACCAAAAGCTTTAAGGACAAAGAATTCGGCGACCTGACAGAAACTGAAATGGCACAATACCGTGAAAGAGTTGACAATGTAATATACTGGTTGGACACTTATGCACCTAAGTTTGTGAAATTCCAGGTGCAAACTAAAAAGGTTCCAAAATTACCTCTAACAGATGAACAGACCCAATTCCTAAACGGTTTGGCTGACCTAATGGAAAGCACTGAGTTCAGCGATGCAACAGAATTGCACGATGCAATGTATGAAATCCTTGAAGGTCAAGGTTTAAAACCACAAAAAGGTTTCCAAGCAATCTATAAAATGATACTCGGTCAAAAACAAGGTCCAAGAGCTGCTTCATTCTTATTAAGCCTGGACAAAGACTTTGTTGTAAAAAGATTAAGACAAGAAGCTTAA
- the nrdD gene encoding anaerobic ribonucleoside-triphosphate reductase produces MEKISELGNNLEKTVKINVEKNNGIRERFSYEKLMKSLIMVETPFFESDKIIATVVSQLYDGIKTKEIKKIVHECLEDIDPEIANKYLASTQLKVRTSRDTIEAFDLSKIANTLIEETGASQETAFEIATETWKELKKLNVEYLTAPMIREMVNTKLIEYGLEDLRSRYTRLGIPVYNITSLIENGNRDNANMIHNPESIHKHVADEALKQYALLKMLPGHLADAHMSGDIHIHDLEFFAGRPINCLQHDIRTFIKYGLKVDGTGDHTSIAGAPNHMETLMNHTGEIMLAAQQNMSGGQSMSLWNVFVAPFARGRSYDEIKQAVQMLIYNLNMAYAARGSQVPFTSMALEFGVPDFLKEETAYGPKGQVVGTYADFEDETRLIQKAFTETLLEGDNEGKPHLFPNTIYTLRPETMTSEYEDDLRLVHELSAKYGSSYFVNMFPEYRGKMANYMGCRTCLQDTWTGDWDKDCLRTGNLAYVTLNFPRIGYQSKDENQVFEYLDEYMDLAVETLMLRREQALKCLNDFHILPFLKQKVGEESYYRIENSTLSFGFVGLNEMLLSLFGEGIENPDANKFGVKCLEYVNQRAKKLQEETGLRWSVLQTPAESTAYRFATLDKKQFGDQAIVQGEGNANYYTNSSHVPVDTGLSLIEKIKIEEQYHSLTPGGHIFHAFMGESYSDPDSLMSLTNKIARKSDIGFWAYSSALSFCLKCKTLMKGLNNKCPTCGETEDVEWYDRITGYVQQVGRAKSASGGWNPGKRQELIDRRRFEDN; encoded by the coding sequence ATGGAAAAAATTTCAGAATTAGGAAATAATTTAGAAAAAACCGTTAAAATTAATGTAGAAAAAAATAACGGTATTAGAGAAAGATTCAGTTATGAAAAATTAATGAAATCATTAATAATGGTTGAAACCCCATTCTTTGAATCTGACAAGATCATAGCAACCGTAGTATCTCAGCTATACGATGGAATCAAAACCAAAGAAATCAAAAAGATTGTTCACGAATGTCTAGAAGACATCGACCCTGAAATTGCAAACAAATACCTTGCAAGTACCCAATTAAAAGTAAGAACCTCAAGAGATACTATCGAAGCATTCGACTTATCAAAAATCGCTAACACCTTAATTGAAGAAACCGGTGCTAGTCAAGAAACTGCTTTTGAAATCGCTACAGAAACCTGGAAAGAACTCAAAAAATTAAATGTGGAATACCTGACCGCTCCAATGATTAGGGAAATGGTCAACACAAAATTAATCGAATACGGACTTGAAGATTTAAGAAGCCGTTACACCCGTTTAGGTATCCCTGTATACAACATTACCTCACTCATCGAAAACGGTAACAGGGACAACGCAAACATGATTCACAACCCTGAAAGTATCCACAAACATGTAGCAGACGAAGCATTAAAACAATACGCACTCTTAAAAATGTTACCTGGACACTTAGCAGATGCACACATGTCCGGTGATATCCACATTCACGATTTGGAATTTTTCGCTGGAAGACCAATCAACTGTCTCCAACATGATATAAGAACATTCATCAAATACGGATTAAAAGTTGATGGAACTGGAGACCACACTTCCATTGCAGGTGCACCAAACCATATGGAAACCTTAATGAACCATACCGGTGAAATCATGCTTGCAGCACAGCAAAACATGTCCGGTGGACAATCAATGTCCCTCTGGAACGTATTTGTTGCACCATTCGCAAGAGGAAGAAGCTATGACGAAATCAAACAGGCTGTACAAATGCTCATATACAACCTCAACATGGCATATGCAGCACGTGGATCCCAAGTGCCTTTCACAAGTATGGCATTGGAATTCGGTGTCCCTGATTTCTTAAAAGAAGAAACCGCATACGGACCAAAAGGTCAAGTTGTCGGAACTTACGCTGACTTTGAAGATGAAACCAGATTAATTCAAAAAGCATTCACTGAAACATTGCTTGAAGGAGACAATGAAGGTAAACCTCATTTATTCCCAAATACCATTTACACATTAAGACCTGAAACAATGACCAGTGAATACGAAGATGACTTAAGATTAGTTCATGAATTATCCGCAAAATACGGTTCATCATACTTTGTAAACATGTTCCCTGAATACCGTGGAAAAATGGCAAACTACATGGGATGCAGAACCTGTTTACAGGACACCTGGACCGGTGACTGGGACAAAGACTGTTTAAGAACAGGAAACCTCGCATACGTTACCTTAAACTTCCCAAGAATCGGATACCAATCCAAAGACGAAAACCAAGTATTCGAATACTTAGACGAATACATGGATCTTGCAGTGGAAACCTTAATGCTTAGAAGAGAACAAGCATTAAAATGTTTAAACGACTTCCACATCCTTCCATTCTTAAAACAAAAAGTGGGAGAAGAATCCTACTACAGAATTGAAAATTCAACATTATCCTTTGGTTTTGTAGGACTTAACGAAATGTTATTATCCCTCTTCGGTGAAGGTATCGAAAACCCTGACGCCAACAAGTTCGGTGTAAAATGTCTCGAATATGTAAACCAAAGAGCTAAAAAATTACAAGAAGAAACAGGTCTCAGATGGTCTGTTTTACAAACTCCTGCTGAATCTACTGCATACAGATTTGCAACCCTCGACAAAAAACAATTCGGAGACCAAGCAATCGTACAAGGTGAAGGAAACGCAAACTACTACACCAACTCCTCACATGTACCAGTAGACACAGGATTATCATTAATTGAAAAAATCAAAATTGAAGAGCAATACCACAGCTTAACTCCTGGTGGACACATCTTCCATGCATTCATGGGCGAATCATACTCCGATCCAGATTCATTAATGAGCTTAACCAATAAAATTGCTCGCAAATCCGATATCGGATTCTGGGCTTACAGCTCAGCATTAAGCTTCTGTTTAAAATGTAAAACTTTAATGAAAGGACTCAACAATAAATGTCCTACCTGTGGAGAAACCGAAGATGTAGAATGGTATGACCGTATTACAGGTTACGTACAACAAGTAGGTCGTGCAAAATCCGCATCCGGTGGATGGAACCCAGGTAAACGTCAAGAATTAATTGACAGAAGAAGATTTGAAGATAACTAA